The DNA sequence CAATTTTGCTTGTAAAACTGCAACTGAGTTAGGTTCCTGCTTAGCTTTATCCCATTCAACTTTAACTACAAGTCCACATCTTTCTTCAAGAGACCGTCCAACCTTATACTTGAAATTCCTTCTTCTTACATACTCCTCTCTTCCCCCCTTAAATGAGTGAAGGATAATAGCACTATGATCAGAAGTGCATGTAGCCATAACCTCCACTTTCACCTTATCCAAGAAACATGACCACCTTGCATTTGCTACTGCTCTATCAATTCcttccttcataaaagtttcaTCATTATGGTTATTGCACCAAGTGAAGAAACTGCCTGTCCAACCTAAGTCAAATAGGTTTATCAAGAGCCTCTCTAAAATTATCCATTTGGCTTTCACTTCTTGGTCTCCCTCCCATCTTCtcattttgtattagaatttcattaaaatctcctaaAACACACTACATCTCTTTGGTAGGTTTTAGAAGTTCCAATAAATTCCAGCTTTCTGTTCTTTTGCTAGTGTCTGGATGTCCATAGAACTCTGTCACTACCCATTTTATATTATGTTCCACATCAGTCACCCAACCACTTATATGATGACTTGAATAATTAATAAGCTCAAATTTAGTATCTTCTTTCCATAGCATCAACAAATCTCCACTTCTCCCACTTGCATTAACATTAAAGCAGCCTTCATATCGTAACTTCTTCCTCAGAACTTCAGATCTTCCTTCATTAAGTTTAGTTTCCATAAGGAAAACTAAACTGGGCTTATTTATTCTAATCATTTTGATAAGATCTTGAACTGTTCGAGGTTTCTCAAGTtcccgacagttccaacttaaggtTTTCATTGTTGTTGGCGGGGTTACTTAACAACCTCCGCCAATACAAGTTCATTTTCCAAACTACCTTCGACAATATTCTTCttacttttctttcttatttggCTTAAACTCTCATCTTCCCTTACTTCTTTTGCTCCTCTCTTTTTGCCTGTTTCAACCATACTCATAGTAACTACTCCAATAGCTCTAGCTCTTCTTTTCCTAGACCCATCTACTGACTTCGATTTCTCAGATATTTCCAAGCTGTCAGTTAGATTATAATCTTGCCCTTTCTGCCCTTGTACCAGCTTGTTGTTTACCCCTTATCTACAACAGATACCTCTTTGTTTAAAATCCGTTCAGAAGAATTTTCATTGACCAGGTTAACAAATATGCCAGTTAGATCTCCCACCCCTTGATTCTGACCCCTTCATCTACTTTAATCTCATTGAGATTATCTAATCCCACTTCAATCTCCTTTCTTTTAGCAAAACCCATTTCTTTATCCCTCTTAtgcaaattcaaatttaaatttaaggaATTTGAATTCACATCGAGATTATCTAATCCCACCTcaacctcatttcttttagcTAACCCCATCTCTTGATCACTCTTATgcaaattcaaatttgaatttaaggAATTTGAATTCACAGATTTTGATTTCTGCTGAATCTCTCCTATTTTCTCGGTAACTTCCTCCTGCTATGAAAATTCCATCTACTGCCTCCTTGCCAGCCCTGCCACCTCATCTCCTCCACTCACCACCATAGGGACCACCACAAAATCCCATCTACCCCTTTCTTCTCTGTTGTCTGCagcctctctccctccctcattACCACCATTCCATCTTTGCTTTCCTGGTATTTCTGCTTGCAGCCACTCCCCAAATTGAGAAAAGCATTTCCTTCCAATCTTTCTCTATTTGTCTTACAAGATAGGGAATCATGAATAATTGTACCACAAGAAAAACATACTCGtggtaatttttcatatttgatagGAATCCACTGCCTTGAACTGTtaacaaaaatactaaaaattatgctttatccatttcaattttaaattacCAATCTCTTTTTACCATGATTTCTCAACTATCAAGTTTGTTATTCAATTGTCAATTAAAAtgcaaattattttaatttactcCACAGTTTAATATCTTATCAGTAATGACGTAGCTAGATATCTATCTATCTTGGAAAATTGGAGGATTGaacttatattattaattgaagatgtaaaatatattagcatgttcatcaaaataaaatcgCTTAAGACGATGTATCGTGGTTGTAAAAGACAATGAGTTACGGGATGTGATTTTCTCTttccagtaaaaaaaaaaaaaaaacaaaaactcaataTTTTCATTCAAGATTAGGATTATAGAGACGATAATAAGataatagaggaaaaaaaatcatatgttAACAGGTGGATTTAAGAAAATACGCCTTCTGACTTTCATAAGCTTTTTGAGGTCAAAATTTTTGAGTCGTAAATACTAAATATCAATACTTTAATCAAAGATTTAGGTTAaagtttgtatttattttttcaaaaagaatctttatttattttataataagattttcaagggatttgtgaatttatttcaAGCTTATTAGAGTTATGAACTTGAATAATTCTTATCATAAGTCACTATTAATTATCCTACATTCTACAATCTATGAAAAATACtctacactctatgaaaaaaaaactgtcaggTGTGAAATATGGAGATAAATAGTAGCTGATGTATAGCAAAACCTTATAAACTTATGAGGttattttgaactttttgtaGACTAAGTAACTTTTGATaactttttttaagataaaagaaGGGGGTTTCTTAAAGATTTTGAGGGGTTAAGGGTTGTTTAAAATTATAaggaataataattttaaagcaTTTTAGGGTAGgagaggcttttttttttagaatttttttagattttaaatataaaataattatctcaTGAGAAAgttttttctcaattatttatCCTTCCGTTCTAGTCAAGCagtaattttatagaaaataaaagatcacgtaataataagagaaatgtgCATTTTGCTCACCCTCGAATCACAAGTCAAAATCTAGCACATTACAACCtcaaactataagttataataatgatCCTTTATACTCTAATTCAATCATGATAGttgaaataaatgaaaaatagacaATATTAACAGTTAGATATTAACGGGGAGGTGTAAAGCatcattttgtaataatttgatAGTGCAATGCgttaaatctaatatttttggTACAAAATGCAAAACCTTTCACAAATTGAATGGGCAAAATGTATATAtccatacaaataaaatatagggGGCTAAGGGTGAGTGACCTTGAAAATAATCTCAATACAAATCATattaagataaaaagaaaaatagtggTGTTGATGCATAAAAAATCGCACAATAGGTCGAAAGGGGACAAAGAGTCATTCCCGACCTGTTATAATGATTCGAGTCTCAATCGGTATGGTCTGATACCCCCAATAGTGATCCGGTGCAGTCATACGGTGTCGATACTTACATCCATGGCGGtgtaaagaaaacaaatacaaGGAAAGTAAGAGATTGAGATACAAATATTTACGTGATTCAACATAATGCTTATATTCACGAGCGtttggagatgaaaaattcactataatatatttatttataatctttcATAGTCTCTTATTTCTTACTGTATAATGGAGATCTTGAATATATTTACTGGAGAAGACCCCCTCGCTGGAGCTCCCCTTCGAgagattgaagaagaagtcgaaTATCTCTAAGTTGTCTGTCCACTTGCTTTTTATCTGATCCTCTTCTCTCGTGCACCTCGATAGTGGTAAAGGATGTTCGCTTTACATATCTGATCATCTCTTCCTTTATCACTTTCTCCTACacttttctttcttactttatgACACATTcttctcttttacttttttattttttctcttatctctTAGTGGTGGCATGTGGACTGGGCTGAACTTAGGCATGATATTTTGTCCCTTACCAGAGGAATGATTATTGGGCCCTGAAATTTTGTCCCGAGGTATGATTATTGGTGTACATAccgaaaagaaaatgatgatgcATGGAAACAATCTGAAAGTTAGGTACCTAAAGAAAGTTGATTACAAAATGAATGGAGGATAGATTGGCGAGTGGGGGATCATAGTTCGAGATCTcaataatttaaacaaaaatatttgtaaaatcattttttatgttttattatacTAAATAGAAAAGACTTTAGCCAAAAGTGGAGTCTAATCCCATTATTATACTTATACCGTGTTGTTGTGAGAATCACAGACGATCCTCTAGATCATCatatttcatttaatgaaatatgatgaattgtattgaattagttaaaaagataaatataaaattttgagttataataaattgatgaatttctttaaacTTAAAGGATtattattcattcatcaaatttaatttttatttatttttaattttttaaaatcttttttattcacgtttaatctttAACcgtcttataataataatataagaatcaaaataaattattaattaatatataattagtgtaattataaaatataaattaaaaataaaaatatttttattaaaaaaatattattattttaataaatttaataattaatttaacgtGAGATTATaattaaagagattttaaatttataaaaattatttactttttattaaattttaaaaataattttaataaaatcaatatcaatGCTCTCGAGGCGAGTGAGGCAAGCGGAATAGGACCGGACctactcaatttattattattaaactgTACTGTCCAGTTCAATGCCCATTTATTTTGACTCCTGGGTTGGATCCAGCCAGCACAACACTCCCCTGTCCTTATCTTCACCACCACCACACGCCCAACGCTGCGTTTTAATCCTCTCACTCTCAACTCTCCCCCATTTCACCTCCCCATATCCTTACTCCATCCTTAACGTGCGCACCTTTCCCTCTCTTATTATTCCCCCCCcaactatatttatttatttccatttttattATTGCTTTCGTCTCGCCAACTCAACGTTCAAAACTACCCCCACAGGCCACTCTGTCTACGATTGCCGCGTGAGTTTTACGGTGATTCACGCGTCAATTCTCCAAAACGACAGGACTTTTTTGGAAATTTGTGCTCCTTTCTTCTTTGATATATCGTACAGATTATCTATTATTCACTGCTACGTCCCAGTCCCGGATCTCTCCTTCTTCTCCGTCGTCGTcgtcttctccttcttcttttcttcaaacCATAGCtcgcattcattcattcagatTTCGAttgttttaattctatctttcCATTATCTTTGAAGCTACGAATATTTTACTCTAGAATGCttattgtttatatttaatgatttaagaCCTGATGGTTTCGGCTTGATTCTTCGATCTCTCTCGTCGATTCATGGCGGCGGGGGCAATGGCGACCGCCGCCGGAGCTGCGGTTCTGCTTTACTACGTGCTGAGCCGGAGACTGGGAGCGGGTAAGGTTGAGGGAGATGATCGCAGTGGAGATCTATCGAAGTCGACCAGATCCTGTAGAAGGAGAATCGCTCGCAGGCCAGCGCAGGCCCCGGCCACGCTGTTCGAGTCGATCAACACGCTCTCGGAGACGCTGCGCTTTACGTATTCTGAGACTTTGGGCAAATGGCCAATCGGAGACTTGGCTTTCGggattaaatatttcatgagtAGGCAGGTCTGGGATACTTTAGAATTTTGAGTTAATAaaaccgtttttttttttttaagcatttgcCTAGTTGAAACTATAATGCTATATGGCTGAAGGCTTTGGAGTCTTTCCCTATGAATTACATGGTTCCCCCCCGTCATAATGTTTGCTTGTTCAGTACTGACTAGTTTAATGGGTAAAAGTTTAGATCTTTTCCTTCGAGGTCATTCTCGAAGTAGTGCTCTCTGTTAAGCTTGTGTTGTGAACTCATTCTCGTTATGCTTGCAGGGTAACTTACAAGTTGCAAGTGTGTATGCTGGTAGTGATTCTATTCAACTTAAAGGTCCGGAAATTGTCGTGGAATTGAATAAGTTTCTAAGGTTGTTGACACTTTGTATGCTCTTCTCAAAGAAGCAGTTTCCGGTGTTTTTAGAGTCTGCCGGTTTCTCACAGGAAGATGTCCTCCTTCACAAGCCCAAGGCAGGGGTGCGTTACTATCTAGagtatgctttttttttttttggtggggggGTTGGTTTCATTTCTATCATATCTTGACCTTTTTTTGCTGCTTCATAGAAAATTAAGCAACTGGGACTAGTTACTTCCACTTTGACGATTCTGACTGCAACTGTCTCAGAAGGCTCCTCACATGGGAGATGAAATGAATAGCCATAGAACGGATTGTTGCACATCTCGTGAGGCTTATTCATAGAGAGGGTAGAATAAATTGATAGGGACTATTGGTAAAAGCAGAGGTCTTTTCAGAAAAATAGCAATTTTCAATTTGCATTTTTTGCTGTAAAATTGGAACTTACCTATTTATATGCCCAATTAACAACTTACTGATGATCACATATGAGTAGTAAGATTTCCAATGTGGGCTAAACTTTACGAAAATATTAAGTTGCAGGTTTGGCCTTTCTCCCAAGGTAGTTGTTCCGATTCTCTTATACTAAATGTAATATACATGGTCAAGAAAAACATGCTTATTGTTTTCCATATAAGTAGTAAAATCATACTTGAGTATTGCCTTAATTACCAGAACAATGATTGCAGCTTTTGAAGCCCGCTTTCACAATTATACGAGATAAAGATTCAAAATGTTTCCTTCTGTTGATTCGTGGTACTCATAGCATTAAAGATACACTAACAGCAGCAACTGGTGCAGTGGTCCCCTTCCACCACTCGGTTTTACATGATGGTGGGATAAGCAATTTGGTTTTAGGATATGCCCATTGTGGAATGGTTGCTGCTGCTCGTTGGATAGCAAAGCTTAGCACTCCTTTTCTGCTCAAAGCTCATGATGAATATCCTGACTACAATGTTCAGGTAAATACTACTTCTCTTcttactttaatttttatgtcACTATTTAATTGTTCTAATTTTGCTGTTaagtttatttctctttctttcaaacAAATGAAAGCATGTGGTTGTTTCAGAACTAATCCTTTTTTATGGATAGTTGAACGTAGAACACAATATGATCTTCCTTGTTCCATGTCTGTGTGTGACATCCTGGTTGTGAAGGTGTTTTGTTAATTTCGTACTGGATGGGTGGATTGTGAAATCATACTGGTGTTAATTCTCACATTGGTTGTTAGTCGGTGTCAGTGACCTGGACTTTATTAGTGATTTAAGGAGGTTTCTATTACACCCATGACTTGTTCTTTCAACACTCACCGCACGCcaaattttatttagttattgacTACtgctttacttatcaaaaaaaaaatattgtggcataacaatataattcttttagttCAACTTATACAGGATCTGATGATGCCAAGTATCTTCTAGTAGCTCTTATATAACTGTGCGAGTCCATCATGAGAGCAATATGGTCAGCTCTTTGCCTAAATTTTCATATGACTTGGTTGATCTGAATATTGAGATTAAATCATATAATTTGCGATCATGTCGatacaaattaaatttgaaatatgatgTGTTGGCATTTCACATCCACTTGGATTTTCTTtgtaagatatataaatatctcTAATCCTTTGTTTTTGTATATCATGTTATATCTTCAAGATGTCAATTTTGAATCGTGAGTTACTGTACATAATCGGTTCACGCAATATAtgtttcttataaataaatttgtactTGATTTTTCATATTCAGATTGTTGGCCATTCGCTTGGTGGTGGTACTGCTGCACTTTTGACATATATTCTTCGAGAGCAGAAAGAATTCTCCTCGAGCACTTGTGTCACATTTGCCCCAGGCATGTACTAATCAAGTGTGATGCTTATGTTTTCTTTCTGTTACTACCAGTTAGTGGGTAACTTTATTTTATGGGCTTTATAAGGACTTCATAAATTTCATAGAAGGACGGGGGATTAATAATGTTTGCAACTAGCTTTTGACGACTACGAATAAGTCGTACTTGTTGATTATTGTCATTTAagtcagaattttttttttgataagtaatcaaattgtattaataaaagaataggcaaagccataTGTAGTATAAGGAGTGCCCTAACTATGTAGGGACattagatacaaggaaatcatggaactCTTGTCCATTAAAATTAACGGAAGAGGCCCAAATACAAAgggttctaaaaaagaaagcaatgagttcctccatcgatctctctttgtcctcgAACGTCCGTTCATTACGCTCCTGCCATAAACTCCACATGATGCAAATAGGAATCAACTTCCAGACAGCCTTGACCTGCCGATTTCCTCTTAGATCTGTCCAGCTAGCCAAAACCGCCATTATTGACTCGGGCGTTACCCAACCCAAGTCTAGTCTTCTAAAAACCTCGTTCCATAACCCTCGAGCTACTTCagagtgtagtagaagatggtCCACGGATTCACCCCCAttcctacacatgcaacaccaatttGCGATGATCACCCCTCGTTTCCTCAGATTATCCGTTGTGAGGATCTTACCCAAGGaagctgtccaaacaaaaaaagctgcttTGAGAGGCGCCTTGTTTCTCCAAATTCTTTTCAAAGGAAACTGAATAGGGAGCTCATGTGAAAGGGACTTATAGAACGAGTGAATAGAGAACGCACCACCCGAAGATATCCACCACAATGAGTCGGCATGTTGGTTATTCGGTTTAAGAGAATACAAAAGTCTAAAAAAGGCTGTAAAGCTGtccacttcccaatcatttGCTGCCCGGCTAAAATTAATGTTCCACTGGATTTGTTCCCCTACTAACACCATGACATCCGGCATTAAAACCTCTGTATCATTAGCAACCCTAAAGAGATCAGGAAATAGATCCTTTAGGACACCATTATCACACCAAGCATCATACCAGAATTTGATCCTGGCCCCGTCTCCTAAGCATAATCGTGAGTGACGAGAGAATACCTCCCATCCTTTTCTTATATGTTTCTACAACCCCACTCCATATGCCCCCCTCACTTCTCTGGTGCACCATACCCCCTATAAACTACCATATTTGCTCTCAATCACCAATCTCCATAGAGCTTCTGGTTTTTTatggtatctccacaaccatttaccaagCAACGCTCGATTAAAAATCCTCAGATTTCGAATGCTTAAACCACCATTAGGGAGAGGACAACAAACCTTCTCCCACCTGACTAGGTGTAATTTAAATTCCTCACCAATTCCCCCCCACAAGAAATCCCTCTGTAATTTCTCAATTCGAAGCGCCACACTTGCTAGAATGGGGAACAAGGACAAAAAATAGGTCGGTAGATTAGATAATGTACTCTTTATCAGGGTAATTCTACCACCTTTTGATAGGTACATTCTCTTCCAGCCTGCTAGACGACGCTCTACTTTCTCAATGACTGTATTCCCATATAGAAGCCGCTCTCGAGGCAGCCCCCAACGGAAGGCCAAGGTATGTCATAGGGAGTAAGGCAATCTTACACCCCAGAGTGTTAGCTAGCTGTCTGATATGTTGGACACCTCCAATAGGCACCATCTCTGACTTGTCtaagttcactttcaacccCGAAGTCGCTTCAAAACATAGTAAGAGAGCCTTCAATACTCGCACTTGATTATTGTCTGCCTCACAAAATAtaagagtatcatctgcaaacaataaataagaaatattaataactCCCCCTCCCGAGGATTTGATCGAGTAACCAGTCACACGCCCATTGGTGACCAAGGCTGTGATCATCCTACTCAGAGCCTCCATCGCAATAACAAAGAGTAAATGGGATaacggatctccttgtcttaggcctcgtGAACTATTGAAATAACCTGTTGGACTACCATTAATCAAGACTGAAAATTTCACTGTAGATATACACCAACGGATCCAAGATCGTcatttctccccaaaaccacacctctcaAGAAGGTCAAGAAGGAAATCCtagttaacatgatcatatgctttcttCATGTCCAACTTGCAAATGATCCCTGCATTACCATCTTTCAGTCTactatccagacattcatttgcaatgagAACCGCATCTAAGATCTGTCTATcttttacaaaagcattttggggtTTTGAGATTATCTGTCCCACCACCTCACTAAGGTGATTTGCCAGTACCTTAGAAAGAATCTTGTATACTCCATTTACCAAACTAATGGGTCGGAACTCCCTAATCTCCATAGCCCCAACCTTCTTTGGTATCAAAGCAAGAAAAGTGGCATTAAGACTCTTCTCAAATTTACCGACCGAATGGAATTCCTGGAACACCTTCATAAGATCTTCCTTCAAAACAtcccaacatgtttgaaagaaacccatagaAAACCCATATAGACCCGGAGCCTTGTCTTTAGCCATTTTCCTTACCACATCAAACACCTCTACTTCCTCGAAAGGCCTTTCCAAACAGCTACCATCCATGG is a window from the Juglans regia cultivar Chandler chromosome 7, Walnut 2.0, whole genome shotgun sequence genome containing:
- the LOC108988984 gene encoding uncharacterized protein LOC108988984; protein product: MRRWEGDQEVKAKWIILERLLINLFDLGWTGSFFTWCNNHNDETFMKEGIDRAVANARWSCFLDKVKVEVMATCTSDHSAIILHSFKGGREEYVRRRNFKYKVGRSLEERCGLVVKVEWDKAKQEPNSVAVLQAKLKRCSKALSNWSKYTFREREHLIRVKIERLREM